GTATCAGAAAAATGTATGATTTTCAAATTAGTTCCCTAAAATAATTTATCTATTCTAGCTGTTTTAACTAAAACTTAACATGTACTTACACCTCTTTCAAACTCAACCCCACCTTGTTTTTCTCCCTGTCAATGCTTATCACTTCTATACGCGGCAGATACTGGTTCACACTCAATACTTCCAGAGGATGGGCTATGCGTTTCTGACTCATTTGTGAGATGTGTATCATCCCGTCATTTTTAAGTCCTATGTCTACAAACGCACCGAAGTCTGCGATGTTTCGTACCACACCGGAGACGATGCTGCCCTCACGTAATGCAGAGATGTCTGTCAACCCTTGCTTAAACGGAATAGCAGGCAGATCTTCACGAGGGTCAAACCCCGGTTTATCCAACTCTTTGATGATATCTTTGAGTGTTAACTCTCCTACTCCCAGCTCGGCAGCTATGGTCTTTGTGTCACTCAGGTCGTCATACTTCTCCAAGGCTTTTGCTGTCGCGTAGCTCTCCGGGTGTATGCCTGTGTTGTCAAAAATGCTTTTGCCCTCACGTATACGCATAAACCCTGCTGCTTGTTCATAGGCTTTAGCACCCAGACCCTTTACTTTAAGCAGTGCCTGTTTAGAGTCAAATGCACCTTCACTCTGGCGGTGTTTTACAATGTTGTCTGCCACTTTTGGCCCAACTCCTGCCACATAAGACAAGAGTGAAGCCGAAGCAGAGTTCACATCTACCCCTACAGCATTCACCAGACTCTCCACACCTTCATGGAGTTTACGCTCTAACAACTTTTGGTCTACATCATGCTGATACTGCCCTATGCCTAAACTCTTAGGGTCTATCTTGACCAACGTAGCCATAGGGTCACGCAAACGCCCTGCGATGGAGATGGCACCGCGTATCGTGACATCCAGATTTGGGTACTCCTTCGATGCGATCTCTGAAGCTGAGTAGACCGAAGCCCCTGCTTCTGACACTACGGTGTAGGGCAAGGACAATCCATCGTTGTTGAGTTTGGCAAAAAAGGCTTGTGTTTCATTGGAGGCTGTACCATTACCTATGGCTACACCTTGAATGTTGTATTTCTTGACCAGCTTTGCTACTACATCACGTGACTTTTCATACTCATCGCGCGGTGGTACGGGATAAATGACCGCGTGATCCAGGTAGGTACCGTTTTCATCTATGACTGCCAGTTTACACCCTGTACGGTATGCGGGGTCTGCACCAAGGAGTACTTTACCCGTAACAGGCGGGCTCATGAAAAGTTGCGTCATGTTTTTACCAAATACCCCTATGGCTGCCATATCTGCACGCTCTTTGAGTAAGGAAGCAACCTCACGTTCTATGGAAGGGTAGAGCAAACGCTTGAAGCCGTCTTTGTAGGCATCCAAAAGGTAGATTTTAGAACTTCCCATCCACTCTTTGAGTTTGTAACGTTTAAGTGTCTCTAAGTACCTGTCGCTGTCTATGGTGAGTTTGACAGAGAGTTCTTTCTCTTTTTCCCCGCGTCTGATGGCAAGGTAACGGTGTGAAGGTACAAAAGCTACCTTTTCACTATGGGATTTATAGTTTTTGAAACTGCCGTTCTCTTGAAATGTTTTTGTCCCCTTCACCTCTATAAGCCCATGACGCTGCAGCATATCACGCAGTACTTCACGCTCTTTGGGCTGTTCGGCATACCGTTCGGCTATGATGTCCTGAGCTCCTTTAAGTGCCTGTGCTGCATCTTTGACTTCACCTTTTACATAACGTTTTGCCTCGGCTATAAACGCCTCTTTAGTGAGTTTGGCTGACTGTAAGGTATCGGCTAAAGGTTCCAACCCTTGTTTTATGGCAGTAGCGGCTCGTGTATTTTTCTTCTCTTTGTAGGGTCTGTAGATGTCTTCTAGCGCTGTCATGGTCTCGGCAGACTCTATAGCACTTTGCAGAGCAGTGTTAAGCAGTTCACGTTCTGTAAGTGTATGAAGGATCTCCTCTTTACGTTCCAGTAGACGTTTGGCCGACAGATAGACATCATGAAAAAGACGCAGTTGTTCATCATCTGCCCCACCGGTGAGCTCTTTACGGTAACGCGCGATGAAAGGTATGGTATCACCTTTATCCAGCAGGGTTAAAATGTTTTTGATCTGTTCTTTGTCTAGTGTGGTCTTACTGGTTAGCAGTGTTGTGAGGTTTTGCATCTGATCGTTCCTTTAAAGGTGCGATTATAGCAAAATTAGTGATTTCTTTTTATCTATATTTTCCACTACTTTATCTTTCTCACCCAAAAGGTCTTCTGTCTTCTTTCCTAGACCTTCAAAGTGATAAAAAGGCCAGCAAAGAGGCAGTGACTGCGACATTGAGAGATTCAACTCCGCGCTGCATAGGGATAGCGATGCTTTTATCACAAAGCGCTTCCACGCCCTTGCTGACACCTTCGCTCTCGTTGCCAAGCACAAAGATGGTCTTGCTGCTGTAGTTTTGCTCTTGATAGGAGTTTGGGGCGTGTGACGAAAGGGTATAAAGAGATGCGCCTTCACTTTTGAAAGACTTGAGTGTCTTTTCAAGATTAGACGTTTTAATGATAGGCATTTTAAAGAGTGTACCTGCACTGGCTTTGATCACCAGTGGAGAGATCTGTGCTGCACCTTTGGTAGGAAGCAGGATGGCATCCACATGACCCGCTGCACAGGAACGGATGATCATCCCGAGGTTCTGGGGGTTCGTTACCCCATCCAGTGCGATGATACGATAGGCTTTATGAGCATCGAGAAAACTCTCTTCATCACCGAAATGTTCCAGCACGATGTCAAGCGCTACACCCTGGTCCTGTTTGGCATTTTTAGAGATACGTGAGAGTGCCTGCTTATCATGATAAACGACTTCGATACCTCTTTTTTGAGCGATACTTTTCATCTGTTCAAGAACATCAGCATCTTTGTTGGATTTGGAGAAATGGAGCTTGTGAATAGTGACAGCTTCATCTTCCAGTGCTTCCATCACGGCATTACGCCCGTAGATGGTCAGCACTTTATCGAAGAAAGATCTCTTTGCCAAATATTCTGGAGAATCTTTCAATTAAGCGTTTCCGTCCCAGGCGATCTTAGGTTTACCGCCCGAGTCAAAGTCAACAGCAGGCATACCCATAATGTTATACCCGGCATCCACATAGTGGATCTCACCCGTGACACCGGAACTTAAGTCTGAAAGCAGGTACATACCAGAGTTTCCTACCTGGTTGATCGTCACATTTTGTTTGAGCGGTGAATGGTGCTGATTCCACTTGAGCATGAAAGAAAAATCACCGATCCCTGCTGCTGCCAGTGTTTTGATAGGTCCCGCAGAGATGGCATTGACACGGATTCCGTCTTTACCAAGATCTTCTGCAAGATACTTTGTAGTCATCTCCAGTGCTGCTTTAGCCACACCCATAAGGTTGTAGTTAGGAATGTATTTGACACCGCCGTAGTAGCTGAGTGTCAATACAGAAGAGTTGTCCGAGAGGACCGGCTTTAACTCGCGTACAACTTCGATCAATGAGTACACAGAGATGTCCATCGCCACATCAAAAGCTTCTTTAGAGATATCATAAAAACGGCCGCTCAAACCCTCTTTGGGTGCGAAAGCGATAGAGTGTACGATGAAATCGATCTTTCCCATATCTTTTTCAAGAGATTCTTTGAGTGCTTTGATCTCTTCGGGCTTGCTTACATCACATGGGTAAAGTCTTGCTCCACACCCGAGATCTTCTGCAATAGGGGCCAGTTTTTGCTCAAATCTTTCATTCAAGAAAGTAATAGCCATCTCAGCACCCTGCTCCTGACACGCTTTTGCGATACCATATGCAATAGACTTTTTGTTTGCGATGCCTAAAATAACACCTTTTTTACCCTTCATTATCATATAATGCTCCATAGAAATTAATTCGGTAATTTTAACGCAATAATGGTAAAATTTAAAACTATATTTATCATAAATCAAGGCAATAGATGAAAAAAATACTTATTATGAGTACAGGTGGCACATTTAACAAGATCTATGACCCGGTCAAGGGTGAATTTATCATAGATACAGAGTCACAGGCATTGCATAAGATCGCAAAAAAATGGCTGTGTGACTTTGAGATCCTGAACCTCATAGGTAAAGACAGCCTGGATATGAACAATCATGACAGACTGGAACTTCTGGCAACGATCAATCAGTCTGAGTACCACCATATACTGATCGTACATGGCACAGATACCATGGATGTGACAGCGGAATATCTTGCGGATGCGGATATTGAGAAATGTATTGTCCTCACAGGAGCTATGGTTCCCTACAGTATGGACCCTGTAGAAGCAACGGCCAACCTCTGTTCCGCCTATGGATATATCAATGCTTTGGGACAAGATGGTGTTTTTATCGCTATGAACGGCCTTATGGGAACTTATGACCGTATAAAGAAAGACAGGTTCAAAGGAAAGTTTACAGCACATTAACGATAGCATACTGTTTAATCTTTGTTAAATTTAAACTGCTATGCTTAAATAAAATCATAAGGTGAACATGTGATGGAAAAAGATTTTGATGGAGTTTCACTACTACGCAGCATACGCATTCTGCTCTTGATCCTTATCATTCTGTTGGCGCTTTTTGTATTTTTACCGATCATTGAAAATATCTGGGCTTCCATGCACTCGGAACC
The sequence above is drawn from the Sulfurovum sp. TSL1 genome and encodes:
- the rlmB gene encoding 23S rRNA (guanosine(2251)-2'-O)-methyltransferase RlmB, which produces MKDSPEYLAKRSFFDKVLTIYGRNAVMEALEDEAVTIHKLHFSKSNKDADVLEQMKSIAQKRGIEVVYHDKQALSRISKNAKQDQGVALDIVLEHFGDEESFLDAHKAYRIIALDGVTNPQNLGMIIRSCAAGHVDAILLPTKGAAQISPLVIKASAGTLFKMPIIKTSNLEKTLKSFKSEGASLYTLSSHAPNSYQEQNYSSKTIFVLGNESEGVSKGVEALCDKSIAIPMQRGVESLNVAVTASLLAFLSL
- a CDS encoding helix-hairpin-helix domain-containing protein — translated: MQNLTTLLTSKTTLDKEQIKNILTLLDKGDTIPFIARYRKELTGGADDEQLRLFHDVYLSAKRLLERKEEILHTLTERELLNTALQSAIESAETMTALEDIYRPYKEKKNTRAATAIKQGLEPLADTLQSAKLTKEAFIAEAKRYVKGEVKDAAQALKGAQDIIAERYAEQPKEREVLRDMLQRHGLIEVKGTKTFQENGSFKNYKSHSEKVAFVPSHRYLAIRRGEKEKELSVKLTIDSDRYLETLKRYKLKEWMGSSKIYLLDAYKDGFKRLLYPSIEREVASLLKERADMAAIGVFGKNMTQLFMSPPVTGKVLLGADPAYRTGCKLAVIDENGTYLDHAVIYPVPPRDEYEKSRDVVAKLVKKYNIQGVAIGNGTASNETQAFFAKLNNDGLSLPYTVVSEAGASVYSASEIASKEYPNLDVTIRGAISIAGRLRDPMATLVKIDPKSLGIGQYQHDVDQKLLERKLHEGVESLVNAVGVDVNSASASLLSYVAGVGPKVADNIVKHRQSEGAFDSKQALLKVKGLGAKAYEQAAGFMRIREGKSIFDNTGIHPESYATAKALEKYDDLSDTKTIAAELGVGELTLKDIIKELDKPGFDPREDLPAIPFKQGLTDISALREGSIVSGVVRNIADFGAFVDIGLKNDGMIHISQMSQKRIAHPLEVLSVNQYLPRIEVISIDREKNKVGLSLKEV
- the fabI gene encoding enoyl-ACP reductase FabI, whose amino-acid sequence is MIMKGKKGVILGIANKKSIAYGIAKACQEQGAEMAITFLNERFEQKLAPIAEDLGCGARLYPCDVSKPEEIKALKESLEKDMGKIDFIVHSIAFAPKEGLSGRFYDISKEAFDVAMDISVYSLIEVVRELKPVLSDNSSVLTLSYYGGVKYIPNYNLMGVAKAALEMTTKYLAEDLGKDGIRVNAISAGPIKTLAAAGIGDFSFMLKWNQHHSPLKQNVTINQVGNSGMYLLSDLSSGVTGEIHYVDAGYNIMGMPAVDFDSGGKPKIAWDGNA
- a CDS encoding asparaginase domain-containing protein, with amino-acid sequence MKKILIMSTGGTFNKIYDPVKGEFIIDTESQALHKIAKKWLCDFEILNLIGKDSLDMNNHDRLELLATINQSEYHHILIVHGTDTMDVTAEYLADADIEKCIVLTGAMVPYSMDPVEATANLCSAYGYINALGQDGVFIAMNGLMGTYDRIKKDRFKGKFTAH